A genomic region of Terriglobales bacterium contains the following coding sequences:
- a CDS encoding site-2 protease family protein, with amino-acid sequence MRSWSIPLFRVAGIDYRLHLTFFFLLIFVWFTEAVSTRPTGPARGLGLVAIILGSVLLHELGHLLTALHARLPARAVVLLPIGGIPASDDHWDEAPTAGPAGAPRWQREIRVALAGPLVSLLVAFVAGAVLLAVSPEIQLWSRPWVHSRALLRSLVWVNFFLGAFNLLPAYPLDGGRILRALLARRMNHPAATRRAVILGQALSMILIFAGLANTWLMMLGFFLFVGTQMEERSVMFHAVLESVRLEDIMLTDFATLSPADTLEDALQKAVHSLQDDFPVVRGSDMVGVISRQSILEALRDEGNGYVQSAMTRAYEVGDRAESLASAFRKITGRGLTLIPVVENQRLVGIVTLQNLMHSMSLLAETRRLRRSMPG; translated from the coding sequence ATGCGTAGCTGGTCCATCCCGCTGTTTCGCGTTGCCGGCATCGACTATCGCCTGCACCTCACGTTCTTCTTTCTGCTGATCTTCGTCTGGTTCACCGAAGCCGTCTCCACGCGCCCCACCGGCCCGGCGCGCGGCCTTGGACTGGTCGCCATCATTCTCGGCTCGGTGCTGCTGCACGAGCTTGGACATCTGCTGACCGCGCTGCACGCCCGCCTGCCCGCGCGCGCCGTCGTGCTGCTGCCCATCGGCGGCATCCCTGCATCCGACGACCACTGGGACGAGGCTCCCACCGCCGGTCCAGCCGGCGCCCCGCGATGGCAGCGCGAGATTCGCGTGGCGCTCGCCGGCCCGCTCGTCAGCCTTCTGGTCGCGTTTGTCGCCGGCGCCGTGCTGCTCGCCGTCTCGCCCGAAATTCAGCTCTGGAGCCGGCCGTGGGTGCACTCGCGCGCTCTGTTGCGCAGCCTGGTGTGGGTCAATTTCTTCCTCGGCGCTTTCAACCTGCTGCCCGCCTATCCGCTCGATGGCGGACGCATCCTTCGCGCCCTGCTCGCCCGCCGCATGAACCACCCCGCCGCCACCCGCCGCGCCGTCATCCTCGGCCAGGCGCTCTCCATGATCCTGATCTTCGCCGGTCTGGCCAACACATGGCTCATGATGCTCGGCTTCTTTCTCTTCGTCGGCACGCAGATGGAGGAGCGCAGCGTCATGTTCCACGCCGTGCTGGAAAGCGTGCGCCTGGAAGACATCATGCTCACCGACTTCGCCACGCTCTCCCCCGCCGACACCCTCGAAGACGCTCTGCAAAAAGCCGTGCACTCTCTGCAGGATGATTTCCCCGTCGTCCGCGGCAGCGACATGGTGGGCGTCATCTCGCGGCAGAGTATCCTCGAGGCCCTGCGCGACGAGGGGAACGGGTACGTGCAGAGCGCCATGACCCGCGCCTACGAAGTAGGCGACCGGGCCGAATCGCTCGCCTCCGCCTTCCGCAAGATTACCGGCCGCGGCCTCACCCTGATCCCCGTCGTCGAAAACCAGCGCCTCGTCGGCATCGTGACCCTGCAAAATCTCATGCACTCCATGTCGTTGCTCGCTGAAACCCGCCGCCTGCGCCGCAGCATGCCGGGATAG
- the rsmD gene encoding 16S rRNA (guanine(966)-N(2))-methyltransferase RsmD has product MRIIAGRFRSRALRAPNSSAVRPTSDRLRETLFDVLTAGNPAALEGTVWLDLFAGSGAIGIEALSRGAQRVYFVESSRGAAAVIRENLKALGVEEGYEVIEREADAALRRLGLAAAGCDYCFLDPPWRDAESYGQVLGLLAQLRLLKPASVVIAEHDKRFDPGAKFGALERTRKLEQGDAALSFYRLR; this is encoded by the coding sequence ATGCGCATCATCGCCGGAAGATTTCGCAGCCGGGCCTTGCGCGCGCCGAACAGCAGCGCGGTGCGCCCTACGTCGGACCGCCTGCGCGAGACGCTGTTTGACGTGCTCACGGCCGGAAATCCTGCGGCCCTGGAAGGAACGGTGTGGCTCGATCTTTTTGCCGGATCGGGCGCCATCGGGATCGAGGCACTGAGCCGCGGCGCGCAGCGTGTGTACTTTGTCGAGTCGTCGCGCGGGGCTGCGGCGGTGATCCGAGAGAACTTGAAGGCGCTGGGCGTGGAGGAAGGCTACGAGGTCATCGAGCGGGAGGCCGATGCGGCGCTGCGCAGGCTGGGTTTGGCGGCGGCCGGGTGCGACTATTGTTTCCTCGATCCGCCGTGGCGCGACGCGGAGAGCTACGGGCAGGTGCTCGGGCTGCTGGCGCAATTGCGGCTGCTGAAGCCCGCCAGCGTGGTGATCGCCGAACACGATAAGCGCTTCGATCCAGGCGCGAAGTTCGGCGCGCTGGAGCGGACGCGCAAGCTGGAGCAGGGAGATGCGGCGCTGAGCTTCTACCGGCTGAGGTGA